One genomic segment of Gammaproteobacteria bacterium includes these proteins:
- the queC gene encoding 7-cyano-7-deazaguanine synthase QueC, producing the protein MRKAVVLFSGGLDSTTCMAIARSQGFELYALTFQYGQKHSAEVNAAKRAVSYFEAKEHRIITIDIGQFGHSALTDQSIDVPDYSGAGKIPATYVPARNTIFLSYALAYAEIIGSTDIFSGNCSTDHAGYPDCKPEYFAAYQTMARLATKAGVEGELVTFHTPLMMLTKADTIRIGSELGVDYSKTVTCYRASDEGEACGRCDACVLRRCGFETANIPDSTRYAANSTVV; encoded by the coding sequence ATGCGTAAAGCGGTAGTACTCTTCTCAGGTGGGCTTGATTCCACGACCTGCATGGCAATAGCACGATCACAGGGCTTTGAGCTTTATGCATTAACTTTCCAGTACGGTCAAAAACATTCTGCTGAAGTCAATGCGGCTAAGAGGGCTGTATCCTATTTTGAGGCCAAAGAACATCGAATTATCACCATAGACATTGGTCAATTCGGGCACTCGGCTCTGACTGACCAATCTATAGATGTGCCAGATTATTCAGGGGCAGGCAAAATCCCAGCGACTTATGTGCCAGCACGCAATACTATCTTCCTCTCCTACGCCCTAGCCTATGCGGAAATCATTGGTTCTACCGACATATTCTCAGGAAATTGCTCTACAGACCATGCTGGGTATCCCGATTGCAAACCAGAGTATTTTGCCGCTTATCAAACGATGGCCCGCCTAGCCACTAAAGCCGGCGTTGAAGGTGAATTAGTTACCTTTCATACACCCTTAATGATGTTAACCAAGGCCGATACCATCCGTATTGGATCAGAGCTTGGGGTCGATTACTCCAAAACGGTGACCTGCTACCGAGCTTCCGATGAGGGTGAAGCCTGTGGGCGCTGCGATGCCTGTGTTCTGCGGCGTTGTGGCTTTGAAACAGCCAATATACCTGATTCTACCCGTTATGCTGCGAACTCTACGGTAGTGTAA
- a CDS encoding LuxR C-terminal-related transcriptional regulator, whose protein sequence is MPLPGIKEKLALLSQSQAQSLPLIYLIKDNNSRFQFMTDLAAQHTGSSSAQELIDRTASDLQCDAAEYAAELKHYDNITLEQRSETLLLSLIHSAIGATVSLICNKPIITENGQVEGIETWAQVLPSSAGLDKIIKGYLPESSNSLKIQSDGSKLLTLREHECVYYLSRGCTFLEIAEKLCISPRTVEAHITNIKIKLDVKTRSELIVKACELGYVQINLLDPNLQPGKLQLLGVKPFEPLE, encoded by the coding sequence ATGCCGTTACCAGGGATAAAGGAGAAATTAGCGCTCTTGAGCCAGTCTCAAGCACAATCTCTACCATTAATCTACTTAATTAAAGACAATAATAGCCGCTTTCAATTTATGACAGATTTGGCGGCACAACATACTGGTTCCTCTAGTGCGCAAGAATTGATTGACCGGACCGCCTCAGATTTACAATGTGACGCGGCAGAATATGCTGCAGAATTGAAACATTACGATAACATAACGCTAGAACAACGCTCTGAAACATTACTCTTATCACTTATTCATTCTGCTATAGGCGCTACTGTTAGCTTAATTTGTAACAAGCCTATTATTACTGAAAATGGGCAAGTAGAGGGTATAGAAACATGGGCCCAAGTTTTACCTTCATCCGCTGGCCTTGATAAAATCATAAAAGGATATCTGCCTGAATCATCAAATTCTTTAAAAATTCAATCTGATGGTTCAAAGTTATTAACTCTTCGAGAACATGAATGTGTTTATTATTTATCACGAGGTTGCACGTTTTTAGAGATTGCTGAAAAGCTTTGTATTTCTCCTAGAACAGTTGAGGCGCATATCACTAATATCAAGATAAAACTTGATGTGAAAACACGCTCAGAGTTAATTGTGAAAGCGTGCGAATTGGGTTATGTGCAAATTAATTTATTAGATCCCAATTTGCAGCCTGGTAAATTACAATTATTAGGTGTTAAGCCATTTGAGCCGCTTGAGTGA